A window of Actinomadura viridis genomic DNA:
TCCGCGATCTGCTGGAGCGTGGCGTTGACGTCGGCGGTCGGCGTGATCGTCATGGACTGCACCGACACCGGGGCGTCGCCGCCGACCGGGACGTCGCCGACCATGATCTGCCGCGTCTTGCGGCGCGGCTGCGCCGGTGCCCGCTCCTGCTCGCGGACCGCCGGCATGCCGAGCTGGACGCTCATCGGTTCACCTTCCCGGTCGCGCGCGCCGCGGCCGGCCGCGCGCTCTGGTCGTACGGCCTGATCTCGTCGGGGGCCGCGGCGCCGTCGGGGGCCGCGGCCGTGTCGGCTCCGGGGATCTGGTCGACCACCGCGAGGAACAGCTGGTGCGCGGTCAGCCCGCACTCGGTGAGGAGGTCGGGGCGCTTGCCGTGGTCCAGGAAGCGCTGCGGGATGCCGAAGGTCCGCACCGGGGTGTCCACGCCCGCCGCCTGCAGCGCCTGGGCGACGGCCGCTCCGACGCCGCCGGACCGGCCGCCGTCCTCGACGGTGACGACGAGCCGGTGCCGGGCGGCCAGCCGCGGGATCTCCTCGTTGACCGGCTTCACCCAGCGCGGGTCGACGACGGTGGCGCCGATGCCCTGGGCCTCCAGCAGCCCGGCCAGCTCCACGCACTCACCGGCCATCGCGCCGACGGACACCACCAGGACGTCCTCGGTGCCGCCGCGGGCGAGCACGTCCATGCCGCCGGCCGTGCCGATCGCCGGGACGGGCTCGGCGAGCGCGCCCTTGGGGAACCGCACGACCGTGGGGGCCTCGTCGACCTCCACCGCCTCCCGGAGCCCGGCGCGCAACGTGTCCGCGTCGCGCGGCGCGCAGACCCTCAGGCCGGGGACGACCTGGAGGATGGACAGGTCCCACATGCCGTTGTGGCTGGCGCCGTCGTCACCGGTGACACCGGCCCGGTCGAGCACGAACGTCACCCCGCACTTGTGCAGCGCGACGTCCATGAGGACCTGGTCGAACGCGCGGTTGAGGAAGGTCGCGTAGACCGCCACCACCGGGTGCAGCCCGCCCAGCGCCAGCCCCGCGGCCGAGGTGACCGCGTGCTGCTCGGCGATCCCGACGTCGAACACCCGGTCGGGGAAGGCCTTCTGGAACTTGTGCAGCCCGGTCGGGTGGAGCATCGCCGCGGTGATCGCCACCACGTCCTCGCGCTCGGTGCCGACCTCGACCAGCTCGTCCGCGAACACCGAGGTCCAGGAACGGCCCGCGGGCTTGGTGGGCTTCCCGGTGACGGGGTCGATGACGCCGACGCCGTGGAAGTGGTCCAGCTGGTCGTCCTCGGCCGGGCGGTACCCGTGCCCCTTGGTGGTCAGGCAGTGCACCGCCACCGGGCCGCCGAAGTCGCGGGCCATCCGCAGCGCGTTCTCCAGCGCCTCGGTGTCGTGCCCGTCGATCGGCCCCACGTACTTGAGGCCGAGGTCCTCGAACATCCCCTGCGGCGCCAGGATGTCCTTGAGTCCCTTCTTGGCGCCGTGCAGGGCGCTGTAGAGGGCGGGCCCGACCACGGGGGTGGTGTTCAGCGTCTCCTTCGCGGAGGCGAGGAACTTCTCGTACCCCCGCGTCGTGCGCAGCGCCGCAAGGTGGGTGGCCAGCCCCCCGATGGTCGGCGAGTAGGAACGGCCGTTGTCGTTGATGACGATGATGACGGGCCGGTCCTGGGCCGCCGCGATGTTGTTCAGCGCCTCCCAGGCCATGCCGCCGGTGAGCGCGCCGTCCCCGATCACGGCCACCACCGCGCGGTCCCGGACGCCGCGCAGCCGGTACGCCTTGGCCAGCCCGTCGGCGTAGGACAGGGCCGTGGAGGCGTGCGAGTTCTCGATGATGTCGTGGTCGGACTCGGCGGCGCTCGGGTACCCCGACAGCCCGCCCTTCTGGCGCAGCCGGTCGAACCCCTCCCGGCGCCCGGTGAGCATCTTATGGACGTACGACTGGTGGCCGGTGTCCCACAGGATGCGGTCCCTCGGCGAGTCGAACACCCGGTGCAGCGCCAGGGTCAGCTCGACCGCCCCCAGGTTGGGGCCGAGATGCCCGCCCGTGCGGGCCACCTTCTCGATGAGGAAATCGCGGATCTCCCGGGAGAGGCCGGCGAGTTCCTGGTGCGTCAGCCCGTCGAGGTCTCGGGGGCGCTCTATCTTCTCCAGCAGTCCCATGCCGGTCTCCTCATGTACGTCGGCTCGGTCGGCTCAGCTGGGCGCGGACGCCGGCGCGGGACGGAGCCGCTGCTGGAACCGGATCGGCACCTCCGGTTCCAGCCTCAGCTCCGGCCCGGTCCGCGGCGCGTCGGCCCGGATCAGGACGTTGTAGTGGTTGGGGAAATGGCAGGAGTCGAAGCCGAGGACGGTGCCGACCAGGCGGTCCCCGGCCCACACCTCGTCGCCCCGGTCGATCACCCCCGCGTTGGCGATCTCC
This region includes:
- the dxs gene encoding 1-deoxy-D-xylulose-5-phosphate synthase, whose translation is MGLLEKIERPRDLDGLTHQELAGLSREIRDFLIEKVARTGGHLGPNLGAVELTLALHRVFDSPRDRILWDTGHQSYVHKMLTGRREGFDRLRQKGGLSGYPSAAESDHDIIENSHASTALSYADGLAKAYRLRGVRDRAVVAVIGDGALTGGMAWEALNNIAAAQDRPVIIVINDNGRSYSPTIGGLATHLAALRTTRGYEKFLASAKETLNTTPVVGPALYSALHGAKKGLKDILAPQGMFEDLGLKYVGPIDGHDTEALENALRMARDFGGPVAVHCLTTKGHGYRPAEDDQLDHFHGVGVIDPVTGKPTKPAGRSWTSVFADELVEVGTEREDVVAITAAMLHPTGLHKFQKAFPDRVFDVGIAEQHAVTSAAGLALGGLHPVVAVYATFLNRAFDQVLMDVALHKCGVTFVLDRAGVTGDDGASHNGMWDLSILQVVPGLRVCAPRDADTLRAGLREAVEVDEAPTVVRFPKGALAEPVPAIGTAGGMDVLARGGTEDVLVVSVGAMAGECVELAGLLEAQGIGATVVDPRWVKPVNEEIPRLAARHRLVVTVEDGGRSGGVGAAVAQALQAAGVDTPVRTFGIPQRFLDHGKRPDLLTECGLTAHQLFLAVVDQIPGADTAAAPDGAAAPDEIRPYDQSARPAAARATGKVNR